A single window of Penaeus chinensis breed Huanghai No. 1 chromosome 9, ASM1920278v2, whole genome shotgun sequence DNA harbors:
- the LOC125029018 gene encoding WAP four-disulfide core domain protein 3-like: protein MFVIFEQQQDFAPVQSNSQSSLVAFISVLRSYNEMPLPLLTLLFFCFAIAPMPVQSENPGHCPKPSPDTVTICIYKCDSDADCTAGEKCCSYGCARDCYTAVKPHLKACPAELQLEPNCEYYCDKKQDCGQHEICCYNGCGFECVATK from the exons ATGTTCGTCATATTCGAGCAACAGCAAGATTTTGCTCCAGTCCAGTCTAACTCTCAGTCAAGTCtagttgctttcatttcagttCTAAG GTCCTACAACGAGATGCCTCTGCCACTTCTGaccctccttttcttctgctttgcCATAGCACCAATGCCGG TTCAGTCAGAGAATCCTGGCCACTGTCCCAAGCCTTCTCCAGATACGGTAACCATTTGTATTTACAAGTGTGACAGTGATGCGGATTGCACTGCAGGAGAAAAATGTTGCAGTTATGGTTGCGCGAGAGACTGCTACACAGCAG TAAAACCACACTTGAAAGCATGTCCAGCCGAGCTTCAGCTGGAGCCTAACTGCGAGTACTATTGTGACAAGAAACAAGATTGTGGTCAGCATGAAATCTGTTGCTATAACGGCTGTGGCTTCGAGTGTGTGGCTACGA AGTGA
- the LOC125029305 gene encoding receptor-type tyrosine-protein phosphatase S-like — MEMIKHERRLDVNEVFTSLRRCRPGLLMQQEELDLALATLDEFLHGLVTAHDAYEFKRNFMEIIKRSKPLFKKAQEIKSIPNPETAQRPPCLNVDSGRMMLDVEDTTGDESLDKDEENEKEDLYAINQTQDDLQHPSQRCINAVWVDGYNRKRDVIVTKHPPAAMRAEFWRLVLRNRCHDVVLANNYLENDDGPEYPALIPGEGGEATFGECSIQVLAAQAPAQSIIKYQVKVTMSEDEALMVRVYKITDWPYGRDIPQFPSVVNSLTELLHDAASTPQTGPMLFCCGDGVTASGLLVGALCVLRRLSCSQKVDIYRTVILLRRFCREFIISEKQFEHLYFVAARYIDSRMIYEELD; from the exons ATGGAAATGATCAAGCACGAAAGGCGTTTGGACGTCaatgaagtgtttacaagtctGCGAAGATGCCGTCCTGGGTTGCTTATGCAGCAGGAGGAACTTGACCTTGCATTGGCCACTTTGGATGAGTTTTTACATGGTCTTGTTACCGCTCACGACGCCTATGAGTTCAAGAGAAATTTCATGGAAATCATAaag AGATCAAAACCTTTGTTCAAAAAGGCTCAAGAAATCAAGTCCATCCCGAATCCCGAGACAGCTCAGCGACCTCCTTGCCTCAACGTGGACAGCGGTCGTATGATGCTGGACGTGGAAGATACGACCGGAGATGAAAGCctcgataaagatgaagaaaatgagaaagaggatctATATGCCATAAATCAAACGCAGGACGATCTGCAGCATCCGAGTCAGAGATGTATCAACGCCGTTTGGGTTGATGGTTACAACCGGAAACGGGATGTCATCGTAACGAAGCATCCGCCGGCGGCCATGAGAGCTGAGTTCTGGCGACTCGTGCTCCGGAACCGCTGCCACGACGTTGTCCTCGCCAATAATTACTTAGAAAATGACGATGGG CCAGAATACCCGGCACTCATACCTggcgagggaggagaagcaaCCTTCGGGGAATGCTCGATCCAAGTGCTAGCTGCTCAAGCGCCAGCTCAGTCGATTATCAAGTATCAGGTGAAAGTCACAATGAGTGAA GACGAGGCTTTAATGGTCAGAGTGTACAAGATCACAGATTGGCCTTATGGACGAGATATTCCTCAATTTCCATCAGTTGTGAATTCCCTGACGGAACTTCTGCACGATGCTGCCTCGACACCTCAAACAGGTCCTATGTTGTTTTGTTGCGG GGACGGTGTGACAGCAAGCGGACTGCTCGTGGGTGCTTTGTGCGTTCTACGGAGGCTCAGCTGCAGTCAAAAGGTTGACATTTACCGGACTGTTATATTGCTTAGGAGGTTCTGTCGTGAATTTATAATTTCAGAG AAACAGTTCGAGCACCTGTACTTTGTTGCTGCTCGTTATATCGACAGTAGGATGATCTACGAGGAATTAGATTAA